DNA sequence from the Syngnathus acus chromosome 5, fSynAcu1.2, whole genome shotgun sequence genome:
AGAATGGTTACAGAGGACTACATCTCATAATTTCTGTTGATAAAACCAGGTAAATTGTCTTATATTCAATTCTGCTTTTATTATCTCCCAAACTTCCCAGTAGTGTGGTATTTATTTCTGTGAATAAACACTTTCTCATTAATATATTCTTAAGTGCCTCACTCACTCGCCTAAATGCCTTTCCCTGTTGATTACAAGCCACTGAGAAATTTAAAGCTGAGAAAGGCTGTGTGCACTGACAGTTTTACAAGGAGCATTCAATCTCTTTTAGTGTAGTCTTTTGTGATAGCACTACATTCTTCACACGTTTAAGAGTCTGCTGCTAAAATCGAGGACAAGAATTGCCTTCAGATTGTGACCAAGTGGGAAAGATCAGCGCTGCCCAAACATCCACAACATTCACACATATTCTCTTTTTGTGGTTTTATGTAAAACGGGTGCACATTTATATCAACTCTAGTCCCTATGGAAGTACTTTAGTGCAAAACAGCTGCTCAgcaaacaatttttatttcttgacaGGTGGCCAAGAGGACAAGAAGCTCTCAGACAGTCATTAATTAATGCACATTTAAGATTATTACTCTTTTTCTCAGTCATTAAAGCTTACCAGTCTGCCAGATCTCTCCTTGGCTTTCTTAACTTTGCCATATGTCCCTTTCCCGAGTGTCTCCAGGAATTCATAGCGGTGTTTCAGGTTGTGCTTGTGGTGGTGTCGCTTCACAGCTTGTTTCTTCACCTGGACCGGCAGAAGCGGAGCTTTCATTTCGGATGAAAGATTATCGACTGACGGCCAAGATCTTGACGAGGTGCGGCCAACGCTAGAGTCCTCCATCCTGACCTGACGCAGTGCAGAAAGAAAAGTGCAACTTGGAAGCAAAGACGTTGCCTGCTACCGAACAGGTACACTACAGCGGGTTGGGAGACGCGTGCTCTTTCATGACGCGTCATAGAGGCGGGGGGCGGGGTCCGTCGCGCGAAGGAGCGCTGGATTATGATGACAGGCAGTGCCGATTAGTGCATGGattgaaataaatttgaattattAAGGGGTTTCATTACACTGGGTGTTTGTCgttgtgattaaaataaataaataaatgtatgtagCAACATAACACTCATGGTGTTCCTTGAGTGACGTCCTAATGAATGCTggcctttttgtattttgattactattattattgtaaacCACCGGAGTGCATAGAAAGAAATTTAAGCGCACGGATACTCTTGCGGCACAAAGCTCAACTTTCATTCCAACAAATTAATTCGAACACAATCCTGATGGTTTATATGTTATTGTATCGTGTTGTATCAAGTTAAACACAACTGAACTGTGCACAGAAAATGTACAATAGTAGACAAACTGTTTAAGTCACAGGCTCATGTACAAGTTCAATTCAATAACACAAAACCAATTTCTTTAATCTTATCATTTGATTGTTGGTTGCATTAAGCCGTTCAAGCCACTTTATTCTGTTAGTTTTAGTAGGTTGTCTTTATACCTAAAcagccaaggcacatattttacattagaAAAAGATCACGGCACATCTCAAAAATGTCGCAAAAAGGAACAACAGTGCATAATGAAATATTGATGGAGATTTATTCACAAACTGATTTATTGGAAAATATGGGCCTGTTCAGTCAGTTGAGTTTCAACAGGTGGCTACAGCCATCTAGTGGACTATAGTGGAAGTGCATATGTTTTCGGCctgaattaaatatatatcaaCCAAAATGGAATAATACATGTAGCTTTTAtcaaacaattaaatgcaGACACGTATATTccaattgaaattaaaaaatgaagttGAAGACcatgtttaattcataatataaCTAAACAGTTAAAACCGTAACCCGTACATTGTATTTATTACAACTAGAATTTCACATTCATGTATTCATTTCCCATGGTAAGGAAATACATGAATTACGGTATCATCTGATATGTAACTTTGGCACTTTTGACCTTTCAGAACGttgaatgtgttgtttttgtaattgGGCTGGTTAGCCAGTAGAGGGAGCTAAACACCACTTGACGCAATGGCGCAACTGTTCGTACGGTTTTAGTGCGTGTTTAATGTAAAGCTGAGCAAGATGTGCAAAGGAGGATAACGTTTTTCACTGGCATGATTGTGTGCGTGATTGGTTTGAGTTCCAGATAGTCACAGCATTTGGGACGAACTAAATGTTTCAGTCATTCAAATTTTTGCTGTAAATTACAACGATTAAATTAGGTCAAATTGCAATCGAAGGCCAATAGAAACGTTCGTATTTCCATTTCTTGCTaaatgaggaggaaaaaaaacaaacaaaaaacggaATTAACCTACATTTCCCAGGGTGCTTGTCTCTACCCGGACTCCGCCCTCTACTTTCCATAACTTCAGTTTGacagattttttgttttgctgtgatTCGATGGCTTGTGGGCAGCTGTAGGATCAGCTCCCTCGTCCTGCACCACCCTACACCACCCTCTGCTTCCTCATCGTCCCCGAGAGACGAGAAATATACTTTTGACTCTTGTGGCGTTGTCGGCAAGATGTACATTGCTTCGTCGCGATCGGCGAGACTTTAGGAGGATATTTTTCCCCGAGGCGTCACTCGGAAGACTcccacgttttctttttctttttttttttcatctctcGACGGGGTGTTGGTACGGAGACTGGGAGGTCAGAGAGGTGGTTATCCTCGAGCTGTATTGCCGTCAAGTTGTTCCAGGGCGCGCTTACCAGACGAGGGCGGACAGGCGATGCCAACCGGCTATCAACGCTAACCCAGGCGGGGATTACCATGTGGATGCACATTATTTAGCACATTTCTCGAATTGCCTGCTTTTTAAAAGCACATCTTACTGGCCTCCAAGCACCAACACATAATGCAAACCTAAGGAGGTCTGAAGTCGGTAAGCTAGCTCTTATTGTCGATGCGATGTCGCATAAGCTAGGAGCACACAAGTTGGCCATGGAGGGGAAcgtgcagcaaaaaaacactCCGCTAACTCGGGAGCTCACACGGATATTCAACAGCTACAACAAGCACTCCGCTCTGCTCAAGAAGAACCTCAAGGAGACCAATGCTTTCTTCCGGGAAATCAGACAGAACTACAGCAACGCGTGTGCATCAGCCATGAGCTCAGAGTCAGCGTCTCTGGAGGCAGGTGGGTCAACATCCTTCAGCATCCTTGCAAACGTTTCAAGCACCTATTGAGTTTGTCTTCGCCAGTTATTGTGGCAAATGATCTGatttgttgaaaatggatcATTAACTCTGTACATCTATCTATGTTAGCGACGTATAGTGACAGGTAGACCAATTACACGCTCTTCCAGCAGGTGGCAGGGCAGAAGGTACAGTTAACCTGTATGCACCTGTTGATATTCATGCAGTGATGCCTTGAGATATGAGTACCTGAGTTGATTGTACAGCCTCATAGTATTTTTTGATAAATTAAAACTAAGCGTGACATGACACCTAATGAGTATTGTTATTTAATTAttgaaattagattttttttatgtttatctttgattgttttcatttatggtttgtTCTATTGTCGTTTCAATTTCTTAGGCTCGTTTAGTTATGTTAATTATCTcttcatttcattatttttgtcccCCACCCTTCCGTTTTCAGATtgattccaaaaacatgcatgtaaaTTTGATCAAAGGCTGACttgtccataggtgtgagtgtgaattgCTGTCTGAATGTGGCCTGTGATTTGTTGGCCGCCAATCCAGATCTTGCCTACCTGTGCCAAAAagtctatttatttaattttttggtCAATTAGATTGCCCATGTGAGCTCCGTTGTGACCAATTTAGTAATTTCCTACAGACGTGATGTGACGTATTGTGATTACGAGATAATGACTTCAAAAgatattcattttcaaatgatgaatgaatgaacgtgTGTGTATAAAGACTAGCACTTGCTGATATCATACTCACCCAAAAGACCGACACAACTTTCTTCAGCTTGTACTGAACAGTCCTGAACATTAGATGAGTCATACACAACAGAAAGCATGGGATAATGCTCCCTTTCATGCAAGCAGCCAAGCACGTGTCCTCACTTTACAAAACGCGAGATTCATCCTGCCTTACATATCTCGACATAAATTTGCACCACATGATGTCAAGCGATTGTTTCTACTATTTAGTCTGCTTGCTTCAGTCGCGTCTATGAAGCTTGACATTGCAATGCGTGGACCGCCTTTAAGATTTGATGTGCTCTTTTAGCTTCAGCAATGCATACAAATTCCAAGTAATGTAGCCAAGCAGACAAATTTGTAGTCTTGTGCTTATGTAACTGAAAGTGCTGAGTCACGCTGACGCTTAAGTCAGCATGGTGGAAACTGGACAACGTTGACTTTTATGGCATCATTTACATGGGGATCCTGCAAAATTCCACTGTAATTCCACGTGGCAGTATCTGATTATTAATTATGGTTAAATCAGCCTTGGTTTTTTATCCCCACAGGGCAATTGAGCTGCATCGCTTTCCCCAGCCACGAAGAAGAGTTCCTGCGCAACACGGTGGGCGCTGCCCCATACATCCTGGTGCTGGGCCAGAACTGCACCGCCCGCTACCAGCTGCTCAATTGCCTGCTAGGAGAGAGACTGCTGCCGCTGGGCCCCGAGGCCGGCGAGCCTTGCGGAGGCGTCCAGGGCACCCCGTGCAAGAGGCGCAAGTTGTGTTTCACCCATGGGAGACAGACGCGACTCAGTTTGGCGCTGCCCGGCCAATACGAGCTGGTGCACCAGTTGGCGGCCAACCGCGGCCGTTGGGATACGGTGCCCCGTGAAGACTTGGAGATCCACGAGGAATGCGAAGACCCGGCGCACAGGCTCGCCGAGCTGGAAATCACCCTGCATCACCCTTTACTTCAGGTAGGTTGTCAAGAACACAATCTGCAACATTCCCTTTACTGTTGCAAATCAAATGAACTGGcttaaaaaaatctcattagaTTTGATTAGCGTTATCTTGAAAAAGTCAATATTTCAAGAATGTTTGGGATTTTTCACTTTGCAAGCAATGGGTTCAATTCAATGGCTCTTTGAAGAGttggactttttcttttaaagtgCATTTGATGTCAAACAAAAGCTTTGTGTGCGTTTCAATTAGCTCTAGcctcaaaaccttttttttttttctccgaaTAAATCTTTTCCGGGACTGACTGTCGGCATCCAAAAATCTTAACCCCTGTTGGCAGCATTTGAACAACTGTCGTACGTTTGTTTACCTGAgtgtaataaaacaaaacaaacaaaaaaagattcactCTGAGTACACGTGTCAGagtaaacatgaaaataaatatcaataaTGCACCGTGGACTGTGCAGTCTAACTTTGCCAACAACTGCAGAAAATTGCATATGCACTCACTCTTTGAGGCAACGGACAAGAAAGGGGGAGGGGTGTGCCCGGAAGGTGAGTCTTTTCTCACTAGACTGATAATCCTCTCAAATAGCTGACGATGGGATATACACTAACgctataaaaagtctacacacccctgttttcCGATATggaaaaatacatcatctcaaaactttatttgacccaaaatgcatttatttgacaCCCCCACCAAACCcacccacccccccaaaaaaataggaCAAAGTGGTGCACACCTCTCATAAAAGCTGAAAATCCAAATGAGCTGGGAAAGGGAGTAAATCGATTTTAGGACAGTCGTTGCTCAGTCACGTGTGAGGCGGAAATTTTTTGTCATCCACTCGCTCCCAAAAATTCCCTCATGTCAAACTCCGAGACGCCAGGCCTGGTACCTGCCTCAGGGCAGCCCAGCCGCCTAACCCCCTTACGTAATGCTGCTGGTCTGGTGCGATTCACATGACtaggggggaaaagaaaatccccAACCCCCCCTTTGCTATGGAAAAAGTTACCATAGATACAACTGAATCCTTGCCATctggaaaaaatgttttataacagtgcaGCATGAAAATTGTCATGGTGCAAATTGCCGGATATAATCGGCATTCTTCGCCTTAGGGACTTAACGACGAAAAATAAGCGGAAACTCAGAAATAGTTTTTATCATTATTCATAATCACATGTTGCTTCAAATACAAGATCCCTTATTTGGATCATGGCTAATCTTCgctttgatatattttatcagAGATTCAGAATAACATTCTGATTTTGCGTATTTGAAGTTGATGAATGTTGTCAGCCGCCGCTGATGGAAGGTGTGGACGATTTTCACGCGCCAGTTCATGAGCACATGTTCCTTCTTAGGGACTAAAGCAGCCTGAGGTTTCTGCTCAATGAAAGAGAGATTAGTGTTTGGGTCAGTGTTGCAAAAGGTACAGAATCTCTCTGCTCACTGTGGCATTCACACACTGCTGCCACACGCGCAGACACTTGCTAATTAGTTAGTCGTCCTCGTCCCAGCACGTTTCTATTTCGGGACCCAAAGGACAAAGGGTGCAAATCTGTCACCATGTTTCTTTTGAAGGCACATAACCTGTCAGCGCTCCACGAATTCACACAAGGCCTCAGACTTGTTAACAGATGCCTCCGACTTTCATGCTGTTAAAATCGAGTCGTCTTGTTTCTTAAAGCGCTCGATTATCTTATTGGGTCATATtgcaagagaaaataaatactccCTTCAGCCTATGGCTGTTActaaaaaatctattttgaaTCGATTATCCTATAGATGAATCCAAATATAAGTGATAAGTACGCCTCTGCTAATAACAGTTTACTAATGTTCATGCATATTAACTCAATATTCACtccaaagaaaatattttcaaattcatttttttggctCGACTGCTTTTATAGGTCAACTTAGCTGGATTTGTTTCCCCCAAGCCTTAATAAAAGCCAGTCACACTGACTTTCTCGCAGGGTCTTTCTTGAAATCAACAGAGTCAAAACACTGTATTGATCTGAATGCTTGCTTGCAGGCTATCTTTGTTTCAGAAAGGCGGCTCAGTTTGTGTTTCTTGGTGACGGGACTGACTGTCTCCTTTGTGTTGCTATGTCTGCCCCTTTCCATCACGACCTCCCTCCCAAGCTCGTTTTTGTTATTTAGTCATTCAAGGGTCAGACAAATCGACAGAACATATTAGTCATCGATACAACATGAATTCACAGTGAAAACAGTCACATTCTATGAAGTTCCATTTATTGTGAACGTTTTTATCGTGAAAATTATGTCTCATGGAGACGTAAATATAGAATTAAAAACCCTGAAAAGCTAAATATGCATTGGATGTCCTCATTTTGCACTCCACTCCCTTGCCAAAGAAGATAATCTTGTTCTTTAGCTGCGTGTTTACTGACATGGGCTTTGTTGGAGGCTTGTCACTCAAATGACTTCTTAATGTCAAACGGTGAGTCATAAAATGACAGTAAGCTAAAAGAATGTAATATGGGTGTGTCATCACACACATGATGCACATACcataacattttcatttatttcattctgtttttatttgatatcttAGAATTGCAGCTAAAACAAaccccataaaaaaataatagactacacatatcttgtgtttttattttattattatttttatgcacATGTTTGATCGACTGCCGCAAATGAATTTTgcctgtaaaaacaaacaatacgCTTAAAGGTGTTTGaaatatcatcatcattttcctTCGTCCAACGAGCGGTGCTAGCCACCAATTAGCTTGCGAGCTAACAGCTTTGAGAATGTCTGTGCTTTTCTGGCTGTCATTTTACTTGTATTTGCAAATGATCctgaaatgtttgtgtttcatcATCAGGAAGCAAAGGTCATGGTGGTGCCATGTGCAAGCGTCCAGCCCATGGAGGAGGCCTTAGAAGACTGCACTCGGAATGTGATTCCAATCATACTGTACGCCATCAAGGAGGACTCCTTAAGCACAGATCAAGTGGCCGAACTTTGGAAAGTCAAAGAGATGCTCTCCTTTCCCATCTGTTTCATCCGCCTGCCCGACACCATGCCCGCAGCCTCGCCGGAGCCCAGTCGCCGCCCGGACAAGGAGAAGGAACGGGAGAAGAGCGCCCTCCATAAACAGCTTCTCTCCCTTGACTTTCTTAGTGGCCCGACGGGAAATTGCTCCTGCGGAGCGCCCTCGCAAATGCCCACCCCGGGCGCCAAGCCGCAAAGCATGCTCGGGGAAGCTTTCGAAAGACTCCACAGGCTGCTGGTGCCTTTCACTCGCCAGGTGCTTCAAAACCAACAGGTGGAGGCTGCCAGCCTGCTCAACGGGCTCCACTGTCGCTCCTTGGATCTTTTCATCAATCAGGTCAGATAAGTTGCGCCTTATGATTTATTAGTGGCGGTCCTTCAAGAGCTTGTCTTTAAAATTTGCAAGAACCAAACACGAAGTAGCGTGTCTCCTTCCCGCTCCTTCTCGCCCCCTGCAGGCCTTCGACATGCAGAGAGACCTGCAAATAACCCCCCGTAGGCTGGAATACACCCGTGAGAAAGAGGGGGAATTGTTCACCTCCCTCATGGCGATTGCGAACCGCAAACAAGAGGAGATGAAGGAAATGATTGTGGAGACACTCGGCAGCATGAAAGAGCAATTGCTTGAAGATGCTGCCAATCTAGAATTTGCGGGTGAGTTAGTTTGCACCAGGTAAGTTATGAAAAGCACATCTTGTCCTCATGTTAGCAGTCTCATAAAAATAACTTGCAATATCACAGTTTGTTTGCCTATTGCAcgtctttttttctgtgataaaaaaaatgtctagcGTGGCCATCTTGGCGGACTGCAGTACGGGTCCGGACTGAGCCAAGGTCTCATGTGGATCCAAGGTTGCTTGCCGTTAAATAAAGATAAAGTACCGTATGTGTGCTGTcacatgaacttttttttccactcccaATCCACTGTCACAGACTGTAAGATATCTTGTGATCACGTGACCAAAATGAGCCAATCAAAACCGTTGACGAGATTTGGGGGATTTTCTATATACTATATGTTACCGTTTTTCATTCTAAATGTATGAAAgaatattatttgttttaccAGTGAGTGTTTCGCTGTTGGACAATGGAAAAACTTTGCCCTATAATAGGGTGGTTGTGACATGGCAGACTAATCCTCTCAGGTATCCTGGAGGAAAATGCCATTACTAGCtgccatatttttttcctagaGAGGAAGGTGGATGTAGTAAGatcagaagagaaaaaaaacatgagcttGCTGTTTTCTAGCATACCTAACCTCTCAATGGTCAAACATAATCACTTGTGCTGGTtgccttctatttttttttcatgttcattttatataaaaatatctttaatATTGTAAGCCATTCTAAAAAGTTTCACTGCATTTAAgtatgctctttttttttttttccccctttgacCGCAGACATAATCGTAACAACCAACGGCGAGCCGGTGACCTCAAAGGAGATCAAATCTTGCATCCACCAGATCCAGGAGCTGATTGTGTTGCGTCTGAATCAAGCCGTGGCCAACAAACTCATCAGTTCTGTGGACTATTTGAGAGAAAGTTTCGTCGGGACACTGGAGCGATGTCTCAGCAGTCTGGAGAAGTCCCACATCGAATCGTCCGCACACATCACCTCCAATCACCTCAAACAGGTGTGCACATCACAGAAGAACAATCAAAAAAGAATCATGGatgattgaaatgaatttataTTGTGAATTCTCCTTTTTCTGTGCATCTGTTGTAGTTATTAAACGCCGCCTATCACGTTGAGGTCACGTTTCATTCAGGATCCTCCGTCACGCGACTCGTCTGGGAGCAAATCAAACAGGTAAATTAAAGAATCCAGTATTTTCCTTGACATGGGTATCGGTGCCTTCTGAGTGATTATCTGCCCCCCTCCCAGATCATCCACAGGATAACGTTTGTGAACCCGCCTGCCATCTCGCACGAGTGGAAGCGCAAAGTGGCCCAGGATGCTATCGAAAGTCTCAGCGCCGccaaactggcccgaagcatctGCTCCCAGTTCAGAACCCGTCTCAACAGCTCCCATGAGGCCTTTGCGGCGTCCCTGCGCCAGGTTTACTTTGTTCCTTTACCTCAAATACGACAAATCACTtggcatatttatttatggggAGAACAAAGGATCAAACAAACTGCATCTTACTAACATTGTGAAGTCTTTCAATGAATCTAAAAATGGTTGTGACAATCTTGTCTTTGCCCCCCCTTCACCAAAGATGAGGACCTAAAAGCAGAAcagattttgtcatttgactgTCATAAgcattcaaaaaaaatcacgtgtTCATTATAGCTCGTTATACCATTAAGTCACCCAGCGATCAATTATGAAGATCCAGCATCCATGTAAGTCATCATTTGTTTCGCATCACTTGTGGCTCATGAAGTCCTCTGCAATGATTGAATTGATTCAAAAGCGGATCTTGAATGGCCTGCCAAAAGCTATCGTCACATGAGGCACCGTTGTTGCTCTTTAACAATGTCACGATGCTTCAACACACATTTGACAAATGGACATTTTGGCACATTTGACCCCCTAGGAGATGTCGAGGGAACTGAAGCCAAGTCTTCAAGAACTGATATTGTCATTGTTAGTAAGAGCAGAAAATCAACCTGAGGTATGTCAGTCATATCCTGCATGCTATCATGGAGGTGTAGGAAATCACACTTAAGTTGCTTTAATCAGCAACTACAATTTGTGAGCTTGACAGAGAGGAAGGAAAACTTTAGCGTCGCTCCGTAACGGGGTCTGCTTTACCTCTGATGCGATtcaaaagcaacttttttttttgtcatttcaaagagaaaaaaattcaagaatGATTATATTGCCTTGAATGATGAAAGATTTGTCATTGGGGTTGTGCAAACATGGCTGAGATCCAGTGGCGGTGTGAACTTGGCTTTAAGGCCGCTCTCATGCCAACCCTGTGGGTCTTGCTGTAAGACGAATGAGTGCACAAACCTGCAGGAGGGAATTTATGAAAAGGGATGCTTGGATAAACATTGATTCACAGTGGCAAAAAAATGAGCCCCGTAAGTTTGTGTTGGCGAGGGAAGTCGCATAAATTAATT
Encoded proteins:
- the dstyk gene encoding dual serine/threonine and tyrosine protein kinase, which gives rise to MSHKLGAHKLAMEGNVQQKNTPLTRELTRIFNSYNKHSALLKKNLKETNAFFREIRQNYSNACASAMSSESASLEAGQLSCIAFPSHEEEFLRNTVGAAPYILVLGQNCTARYQLLNCLLGERLLPLGPEAGEPCGGVQGTPCKRRKLCFTHGRQTRLSLALPGQYELVHQLAANRGRWDTVPREDLEIHEECEDPAHRLAELEITLHHPLLQEAKVMVVPCASVQPMEEALEDCTRNVIPIILYAIKEDSLSTDQVAELWKVKEMLSFPICFIRLPDTMPAASPEPSRRPDKEKEREKSALHKQLLSLDFLSGPTGNCSCGAPSQMPTPGAKPQSMLGEAFERLHRLLVPFTRQVLQNQQVEAASLLNGLHCRSLDLFINQAFDMQRDLQITPRRLEYTREKEGELFTSLMAIANRKQEEMKEMIVETLGSMKEQLLEDAANLEFADIIVTTNGEPVTSKEIKSCIHQIQELIVLRLNQAVANKLISSVDYLRESFVGTLERCLSSLEKSHIESSAHITSNHLKQLLNAAYHVEVTFHSGSSVTRLVWEQIKQIIHRITFVNPPAISHEWKRKVAQDAIESLSAAKLARSICSQFRTRLNSSHEAFAASLRQLEEGHTGRLERTEDLWLRVRKDHAPRLARLSLESRSLRDVLLHGKPKIGRELGRGQYGVVYLCDSWGGRYPCALKSVVPPDDKHWNDLALEFHYTRSLPKHERLVDLHGSVIDHTYGEGSSIAVLLIMERLHRDLYTGLKAGLSLRERLQIALDVVEGIRFLHSQGLLHRDIKLKNVLLDKQNRAKITDLGFCKPEAMMSGSIVGTPIHMAPELFTGKYDNSVDVYAFGILFWYLCTGSVKLPDAFEKCSSKDQLWNNVKKGARPERLSSFDEECWQLMEACWNGDPSQRPLLGIVEPGLQSIMVRLCSYGSEQKSSSLEDSN